A genomic region of Metopolophium dirhodum isolate CAU chromosome 1, ASM1992520v1, whole genome shotgun sequence contains the following coding sequences:
- the LOC132936388 gene encoding uncharacterized protein K02A2.6-like, whose amino-acid sequence MGPYPRTSKGKQYILVATDLFSRWTEAYPLGTATTKTITETLEREFFSRFGYPRVCLSDNGSQFVANDMRKTIEQWGAEGRTTPVYHPRANPVERRNQELKKGLRALLIDGNHNTWDTKLAPILFSIRNRRKYRTGYPPSVLVLGREGKRPGDWILSRTADNPIEQINMARVSRENNVLTAPPVTGGPTDTKYKTGDMVYYKAHHLSNAHKKFNAGFALKWWGPVKHAKFTCPA is encoded by the coding sequence ATGGGCCCCTACCCGCGTACGAGTAAGGGAAAACAATACATACTGGTCGCCACGGATCTGTTTAGTAGATGGACCGAGGCATACCCCCTCGGAACAGccactacaaaaacaataaccgaAACGCTTGAACGAGAATTCTTTTCACGTTTCGGATACCCCCGTGTGTGCTTAAGCGATAACGGCTCACAGTTCGTAGCAAACGATATGCGTAAAACGATCGAACAGTGGGGGGCCGAGGGCAGGACAACTCCGGTATATCAcccgagggccaacccagtcgaacgccgtaaccaggaattaaaaaaaggtcTACGCGCGCTACTCATCGACGGCAACCACAACACCTGGGACACCAAGCTAGCCCCCATTCTTTTTTCGATCAGGAACAGGCGTAAATACCGGACAGGATATCCACCATCGGTACTCGTCCTCGGGAGAGAGGGCAAAAGGCCGGGGGACTGGATACTGTCGCGGACAGCGGACAACCCAATCGAACAAATAAACATGGCTAGGGTGAGTCGCGAAAACAATGTACTGACCGCACCACCGGTAACAGGTGGGCCGACGGACACAAAGTACAAAACAGGTGACATGGTGTACTACAAGGCACACCACCTGTCAAACGCGCACAAAAAATTTAACGCCGGCTTCGCACTGAAATGGTGGGGACCGGTAAAGCACGCAAAATTCACGTGTCCTGCCTAA